A window of Paenibacillus polygoni contains these coding sequences:
- a CDS encoding carbohydrate ABC transporter permease produces MTPLKKSIPHIFLFSYLLVILFPFLFVIFSSVKKDNNEIARNPFGFPKEFVFTNYVETWVNAKIGTYFFNSMYISILASVISILLGAMFAFAVTRMKHGRWNVALFSLILVGMLIPNNSLMLPIYLLVRKMNILDTHLALIIPYIANALPFTIIILAAFMRSLPSEIEEAAVMDGLRAPGIFARIVLPLTIPAIVTVFIVNFLGNWNEFLLANYFLSTDTLRTLPVGMVQFRDQYQMNYAQMSAGIVYSVVPVIIIYAVLQEQIIEGVTAGSVKG; encoded by the coding sequence ATGACCCCACTAAAAAAATCAATCCCTCATATTTTTTTATTTAGTTATTTGCTGGTTATTCTATTTCCCTTTTTGTTCGTTATTTTCTCTTCTGTTAAGAAAGATAATAATGAGATTGCACGAAATCCATTTGGATTTCCAAAAGAATTTGTGTTTACTAACTATGTAGAAACTTGGGTGAACGCCAAGATTGGGACGTATTTTTTCAATAGCATGTATATCTCCATCTTAGCTTCGGTTATATCCATTCTGCTTGGTGCTATGTTTGCTTTTGCAGTAACGAGGATGAAGCACGGCAGATGGAATGTAGCACTCTTCAGTCTTATTCTCGTTGGCATGCTTATTCCGAACAACTCGCTTATGCTGCCTATTTATCTACTTGTACGAAAAATGAACATTCTAGACACGCACTTAGCGCTTATCATTCCTTACATCGCAAATGCGCTGCCTTTCACTATTATTATTTTAGCGGCATTCATGCGATCACTTCCTAGTGAAATTGAAGAAGCTGCGGTCATGGATGGGTTGAGAGCTCCTGGTATTTTTGCTAGGATAGTTTTACCTCTTACTATTCCTGCGATTGTTACCGTTTTCATTGTTAACTTTCTTGGGAATTGGAATGAGTTTTTGCTTGCTAACTATTTTTTATCTACAGACACGCTCCGCACGCTTCCAGTAGGTATGGTTCAGTTCCGAGATCAATATCAGATGAACTATGCCCAGATGTCCGCAGGTATTGTATACAGTGTAGTGCCTGTCATTATTATCTATGCTGTATTGCAAGAGCAAATTATCGAGGGCGTTACAGCAGGCAGCGTGAAAGGCTAA